One part of the Gadus macrocephalus chromosome 8, ASM3116895v1 genome encodes these proteins:
- the LOC132463383 gene encoding endophilin-A2-like isoform X1: MSVAGFKKQFYKASQLVSEKVGGAEGTKLDEDFKDLEKKADITSRAVLDVITKTSEYLQPNPTARAKLTMLNTVSKIRGQVNSPGYPQSEGLLGESMVKFGREMGDDTNFGGALLDVGESMKRLAEVKDSLDIDVKQNFIDPLQAIADKDIKDIQHHLKKLEGRRLDLDYKKKRQGKIPDEEFRQALEKFHESKELAEVSMHNLLETDVEQVSQLSSLVESQVQYHRQAVQILEELYEKLGQRVTEAQSRPRREYTPKPKPTMDYGEPEQANRGYAAPAANPPSYSAGPSFRGPSLKNRRPEASCKALYDFEAENPGELSFREGDLITLTSRIDENWFEGTVQGRVGFFPNNYVEVVVPLSH; this comes from the exons ATGTCTGTTGCCGGATTTAAGAAGCAGTTTTACAAAGCCAGCCAG TTGGTCAGTGAGAAAGTTGGAGGTGCCGAGGGAACCAAACTAGATGAGGACTTCAAGGACCTCGAGaag AAAGCGGACATCACCAGCAGAGCAGTGCTGGATGTCATCACCAAAACCTCAGAGTACCTCCAGCCCAACCCGACCGCCCGGGCCAAGCTCACCATGCTCAACACAGTGTCCAAGATCCGCGGGCAGGTGAACAGCCCCGGCTACCCACAGTCGGAGGGCCTGCTGGGGGAGAGCATGGTCAAGTTTGGACGGGAGATGGGCGATGACACTAACTTTG GGGGGGCGCTCTTGGATGTGGGGGAGTCAATGAAGAGATTGGCAGAAGTGAAGGATTCACTGGATATCGATGTCAAacagaactttattgatcctcTGCAGGCCATCGCTGACAAGGACATCAAAGACATCCAG CACCACCTGAAGAAGCTGGAGGGCCGCCGGCTGGACCTGGACTACAAGAAGAAGCGTCAGGGGAAGATCCCTGATGAGGAGTTCAGGCAGGCCCTGGAGAAGTTCCACGAGTCTAAAGAGCTGGCGGAGGTCTCCATGCACAACCTGCTGGAGACGGAC GTGGAGCAGGTGAGCCAGCTGTCCTCTCTGGTGGAGTCCCAGGTGCAGTATCACAGGCAGGCCGTGCAGATTCTGGAGGAGCTGTACGAGAAGCTGGGACAAAG GGTGACTGAGGCCCAGTCCCGGCCCCGGCGTGAGTACACCCCCAAGCCAAAGCCCACCATGGACTACGGGGAGCCCGAGCAGGCGAACCGCGGCTACGCGGCCCCCGCGGCTAACCCTCCCTCATACTCGGCCG GTCCGTCCTTCCGGGGACCCTCGTTGAAGAACAGAAGGC cGGAGGCCAGCTGTAAGGCCCTGTACGACTTTGAGGCCGAGAACCCCGGCGAGCTGAGCTTCCGCGAGGGCGACCTCATCACCCTGACCAGCCGCATCGACGAGAACTGGTTCGAGGGCACCGTGCAAGGCCGTGTGGGATTCTTCCCCAACAACTACGTTGAGGTGGTGGTCCCACTGAGCCACTGA
- the LOC132463386 gene encoding alpha/beta hydrolase domain-containing protein 17A-like — MNGLSIRELCCLFCCPPCPSRIAAKLAFLPPEPTYALLPDPDPVAGAAGAASGTGPGAPAPSLGAPGLRSRLSGSGDRGGGGAGGGGGGGGGSGAGAAAAAAGAGTGVAGAGGAGSEARWKLHLTERAEFQYSQRELDVTDVFLTRSSRGNRVGCMYIRCAPNARFTVLFSHGNAVDLGQMSSFYIGLGTRINCNIFSYDYSGYGVSTGKPSEKNLYADIDAAWHALRSRYGISPENIILYGQSIGTVPTVDLASRFECAAVVLHSPLTSGMRVAFPDTKKTYCFDAFPNIEKVSKIPSPVLIIHGTEDEVIDFSHGLALFERCPKAVEPLWVEGAGHNDIELYSQYLERLRRFINHDLAAPHA; from the exons ATGAACGGTCTGTCCATTCGAGAGCTGTGCTGCCTCTTCTgctgccccccctgccccagccGCATTGCAGCCAAGCTGGCCTTCCTTCCCCCGGAGCCTACCTACGCCCTCCTACCTGACCCCGATCCAGTTGCCGGCGCAGCCGGGGCGGCCTCCGGGACGGGTCCCGGGGCACCCGCACCTTCTCTGGGTGCCCCGGGCCTGCGCTCCCGGCTGTCTGGCAGtggagacaggggaggaggaggggccggggggggtggtgggggcggtgggggcagtggagcaggagcagcagcagcagcagcaggagcagggaCAGGTGTAGCAGGGGCAGGTGGAGCGGGGTCAGAAGCCAGGTGGAAGCTCCATCTGACGGAGAGGGCAGAGTTCCAGTACTCCCAGAGAGAGCTGGACGTGACGGATGTGTTCCTGACCCGGTCCAGCCGGGGGAACCGGGTGGGGTGTATGTACATCCGCTGTGCTCCCAACGCCAG GTTTACAGTGCTGTTCTCCCACGGTAACGCAGTGGACCTGGGCCAGATGAGCAGCTTCTACATCGGCCTGGGCACCAGGATCAACTGCAACATCTTCTCCTACGACTACTCGGGCTACGGCGTGAGCACCGGCAAGCCCTCCGAGAAGAACCTCTACGCCGACATCGACGCGGCCTGGCACGCCTTGCGCTCACG GTACGGCATCAGCCCCGAGAACATCATCCTGTACGGCCAGAGCATCGGCACGGTGCCCACGGTCGACCTGGCGTCGCGGTTCGAGTGCGCCGCCGTGGTCCTGCACTCCCCCCTCACCTCGGGCATGAGGGTGGCCTTCCCCGACACTAAGAAGACCTACTGTTTCGACGCCTTTCCCAA CATCGAGAAGGTGTCCAAGATCCCCTCCCCGGTGCTCATCATCCACGGCACGGAGGACGAGGTGATCGACTTCTCCCACGGCCTGGCGCTGTTCGAGCGCTGCCCCAAGGCGGTGGAGCCCCTCTGGGTGGAGGGCGCCGGCCACAACGACATCGAGCTCTACAGCCAGTACCTGGAGCGGCTACGGCGCTTCATCAACCACGACCTGGCCGCGCCGCACGCctga
- the LOC132463383 gene encoding endophilin-A2-like isoform X2, whose product MSVAGFKKQFYKASQLVSEKVGGAEGTKLDEDFKDLEKKADITSRAVLDVITKTSEYLQPNPTARAKLTMLNTVSKIRGQVNSPGYPQSEGLLGESMVKFGREMGDDTNFGGALLDVGESMKRLAEVKDSLDIDVKQNFIDPLQAIADKDIKDIQHHLKKLEGRRLDLDYKKKRQGKIPDEEFRQALEKFHESKELAEVSMHNLLETDVEQVSQLSSLVESQVQYHRQAVQILEELYEKLGQRVTEAQSRPRREYTPKPKPTMDYGEPEQANRGYAAPAANPPSYSAAEASCKALYDFEAENPGELSFREGDLITLTSRIDENWFEGTVQGRVGFFPNNYVEVVVPLSH is encoded by the exons ATGTCTGTTGCCGGATTTAAGAAGCAGTTTTACAAAGCCAGCCAG TTGGTCAGTGAGAAAGTTGGAGGTGCCGAGGGAACCAAACTAGATGAGGACTTCAAGGACCTCGAGaag AAAGCGGACATCACCAGCAGAGCAGTGCTGGATGTCATCACCAAAACCTCAGAGTACCTCCAGCCCAACCCGACCGCCCGGGCCAAGCTCACCATGCTCAACACAGTGTCCAAGATCCGCGGGCAGGTGAACAGCCCCGGCTACCCACAGTCGGAGGGCCTGCTGGGGGAGAGCATGGTCAAGTTTGGACGGGAGATGGGCGATGACACTAACTTTG GGGGGGCGCTCTTGGATGTGGGGGAGTCAATGAAGAGATTGGCAGAAGTGAAGGATTCACTGGATATCGATGTCAAacagaactttattgatcctcTGCAGGCCATCGCTGACAAGGACATCAAAGACATCCAG CACCACCTGAAGAAGCTGGAGGGCCGCCGGCTGGACCTGGACTACAAGAAGAAGCGTCAGGGGAAGATCCCTGATGAGGAGTTCAGGCAGGCCCTGGAGAAGTTCCACGAGTCTAAAGAGCTGGCGGAGGTCTCCATGCACAACCTGCTGGAGACGGAC GTGGAGCAGGTGAGCCAGCTGTCCTCTCTGGTGGAGTCCCAGGTGCAGTATCACAGGCAGGCCGTGCAGATTCTGGAGGAGCTGTACGAGAAGCTGGGACAAAG GGTGACTGAGGCCCAGTCCCGGCCCCGGCGTGAGTACACCCCCAAGCCAAAGCCCACCATGGACTACGGGGAGCCCGAGCAGGCGAACCGCGGCTACGCGGCCCCCGCGGCTAACCCTCCCTCATACTCGGCCG cGGAGGCCAGCTGTAAGGCCCTGTACGACTTTGAGGCCGAGAACCCCGGCGAGCTGAGCTTCCGCGAGGGCGACCTCATCACCCTGACCAGCCGCATCGACGAGAACTGGTTCGAGGGCACCGTGCAAGGCCGTGTGGGATTCTTCCCCAACAACTACGTTGAGGTGGTGGTCCCACTGAGCCACTGA
- the LOC132463387 gene encoding GRAM domain-containing protein 2B-like gives MNRRFSLDGSLGTPVSVRGSGRSHKGFEQKDPLQDAHVQIKELHHSLQKDSPQRDPNIGEEGLKRFDRLVSKNSFRKHNLMFHKLFEDIPETETLTATFTCYLQKELIYHGRVFVSEDHICFHSSVLLKHIKVVIAASRVCHVKKHKAPVPMLSIHTFDGAKYNLMYVKHSKTCYELLESVCLHIEKKTANTSPQMSSAENGGNGMASGHSSNDESRNSRNNSISLEEETDLSLSQGMADGTMSSPTKGIDGALDLIFYIFGLLFLLLVLVSGYIGLRIIALEEQLTALGHLSL, from the exons ATGAACAGGCGGTTTTCATTGGACGGCTCTCT TGGGACCCCCGTGAGCGTGCGGGGGAGCGGCCGGTCCCATAAAGGGTTCGAGCAGAAGGACCCACTGCAGGACGCCCATGTGCAGATCAAGGAGCTCCACCACAGCCTCCAGAAGGACAGCCCTCAGAG GGATCCTAATATCGGGGAGGAAGGCCTTAAACGATTCGACAGGCTTGTGTCCAAAaat AGCTTCAGGAAACACAATTTAATGTTCCACAAGCTGTTTGAAGATATCCCCGAGACGGAGACGCTGACAGCAA ccTTCACCTGCTACCTGCAGAAAGAGCTGATCTACCATGGAAGGGTGTTTGTGTCCGAGGACCATATCTGTTTCCACTCCTCTGTGCTTCTGAAACACATTAAG GTGGTGATTGCTGCATCTAGGGTTTGTCATGTGAAGAAACACAAGGCCCCCGTGCCCATGCTTTCCATTCACACCTTTGATGGCGCCAAG TACAACTTGATGTACGTAAAACACAGCAAGACCTGCTATGAGCTCCTGGAATCGGTGTGTCTGCACATAGAG AAAAAGACTGCCAACACCAGTCCACAGATGTCTTCTGCAGAGAATGGTGGCAATGGCATG GCGTCTGGTCACTCCAGCAATGATGAAAGTAGAAACAGTAGAAACAACAGCATTTCTCTGGAAGAAGAAACAg ATTTATCGTTGAGTCAAGGCATGGCTGACGGGACAATGTCATCACCCACAAAAGGAATTGACGGAGCTTTAGATTTGATCTTCTACATCTTTGGCCTGTT gtttctGCTGCTCGTACTGGTTTCCGGTTACATTGGACTGAGAATCATAGctctggaggagcagctgaCTGCCTTGGGGCACCTATCTCTTTGA
- the LOC132463380 gene encoding nuclear receptor ROR-beta-like — protein MYSCSRQRSLIDRTNRNRCQHCRLQKCLALGMSRDAVKFGRMSKKQRDSLYAEVQKHQKSQEGLGSGGGGPGGLSLPREEGVCGAAGEDAEGGLSRSYSTAGSSSALSDLEDIAALPDLFDLPLSPEEASDYSGLDLLGGGAGDSAGNASSCSSSSSSSSSSLSNRSSPQQTRMDGADGSGVALMHTHSRTHALLVHANASLLDQLPDDCSITELERITQSILKSHLETCQYSVEDMKLFTWVQYSPEETRSFQSKPAEWMWQQCTHHITNAIQYVVEFAKRIAGFMDLCQNDQIILLKAGCLEVLLIRMCRAFNATNGSIFFDGKFASAPFFKALGCDDLVSAVFDLGKVLCRLQLSDEEMALFSAAVLLSPDRPWLSEGPKVQRLQKKVYLALQHSLQMSGASDEKLDMMVSKLPLMKSISNRHNDKLEFFRLVHPETAYCFPPLYREVFGSEMSVPDSTAS, from the exons ATGTACTCCTGCTCGCGCCAGAGGAGCCTGATCGACAGGACCAACCGTAACCGCTGTCAACACTGCCGGCTGCAGAAGTGTCTGGCACTAGGCATGAGCCGAGACG CGGTGAAGTTCGGCCGCATGTCGAAGAAGCAGCGCGACAGCCTGTACGCCGAGGTGCAGAAGCACCAGAAGTCCCAGGAGGGCCTGGGCTCGGGAGGCGGCGGCCCCGGGGGTCTGTCCCTGCCCAGGGAGGAGGGCGTTTGTGGGGCCGCGGGGGAGGACGCAGAGGGAGGCCTGAGCCGCTCCTACAGCACCGCAGGCTCCAGCTCCGCCCTCAGCGACCTGGAGGACATCGCGGCGCTGCCCGACCTCTTTGACCTCCCCCTGAGCCCCGAGGAGGCCAGCGACTACTCCGGCCTGGACctcctggggggcggggccggagaCAGCGCCGGGAACGCCTCCAGTtgctcttcctcgtcctcctcgtcctcctcgtccctgTCCAATCGGAGCTCGCCGCAGCAGACGAGGATGGACGGGGCCGACGGGAGCGGCGTGGcgctcatgcacacgcactctcGCACGCACGCGCTGCTCGTGCACGCCAACGCCTCTCTGCTGGACCAGCTGCCCGATGACTGCTCCATAACGGAACTCG AGCGCATCACGCAGAGTATCTTGAAGTCTCACCTCGAGACCTGCCAGTACagcgtggaggacatgaaactcTTCACCTGGGTTCAATACTCACCCGAGGAAACCCGCAGTTTTCAATCAAAG CCTGCAGAGTGGATGTGGCAGCAGTGTACCCATCACATCACCAATGCCATCCAATACGTGGTGGAGTTTGCCAAACGCATCGCTGGCTTCATGGACCTGTGCCAGAACGATCAGATAATCCTACTCAAAGCAG GTTGCTTGGAGGTCCTGCTCATACGCATGTGCCGTGCGTTCAATGCAACCAACGGCAGCATTTTCTTTGATGGAAAGTTTGCTTCCGCTCCATTCTTCAAAGCACTTG GTTGTGACGACCTGGTGAGCGCAGTGTTTGACCTTGGAAAGGTTCTCTGCCGCCTGCAGCTGTCGGATGAGGAGATGGCTCTGTTCAGTGCTGCAGTCCTGCTGTCCCCAG ATCGGCCCTGGCTGAGTGAGGGCCCCAAGGTCCAGAGGCTCCAGAAGAAGGTCTACCTGGCTCTGCAGCACAGCCTACAAATGAGTGGGGCCTCAGACGAGAAACTAGACATG ATGGTGTCCAAGCTGCCCCTGATGAAGTCAATCAGCAACCGGCACAACGACAAACTGGAGTTTTTCCGCTTGGTGCACCCCGAAACCGCCTACTGCTTCCCCCCTCTGTACCGGGAGGTGTTTGGCAGTGAAATGTCGGTCCCCGACTCCACCGCCAGCTAG